Proteins from one Candidatus Firestonebacteria bacterium RIFOXYD2_FULL_39_29 genomic window:
- a CDS encoding YajQ family cyclic di-GMP-binding protein — translation MANDSSFDVVSKLNLQEVDNGVNQAVKEIQTRFDFRGSKTEITLSKEKKEITIVSDDEFRLKMVIDILESKLLKRGIPSNALNYGKVEPASQMAVRQAAKFIEGIDQEKAKEIVKVIKALNLKVNPTIQGDQVRVTAKSKDDLQTVMAHLRGYTKVPLQFTNFK, via the coding sequence ATGGCAAATGACAGCTCTTTTGATGTGGTATCTAAACTGAACTTACAGGAAGTTGATAACGGAGTAAACCAGGCGGTAAAAGAAATACAGACCAGGTTTGATTTCCGGGGAAGTAAAACAGAAATAACTCTCTCTAAGGAGAAAAAAGAGATTACTATTGTTTCGGATGATGAGTTCAGACTCAAAATGGTCATAGATATTCTTGAGTCCAAGCTTTTAAAAAGAGGTATTCCCTCTAATGCCCTGAATTATGGTAAGGTGGAACCCGCGTCCCAGATGGCGGTAAGACAGGCGGCGAAGTTTATTGAAGGTATAGATCAGGAAAAAGCGAAGGAAATAGTAAAAGTTATAAAAGCACTCAATTTGAAAGTAAACCCTACAATACAGGGTGATCAGGTGAGAGTAACGGCGAAGAGCAAAGATGATTTGCAGACAGTAATGGCGCATTTAAGAGGATATACGAAGGTGCCGCTGCAGTTCACGAATTTTAAATAG
- a CDS encoding aspartyl/glutamyl-tRNA amidotransferase subunit B gives MSKYETIIGLEVHVQLKTATKLFCGCSTKFGAEANTQTCPVCEGLPGVLPVLNKKAVEFAVRTGLALNFEINEYAKFDRKNYFYPDLPKGYQVSQKDQPFCEHGKLEISVNGVKKVIGITRAHLEEDAGKLIHAGASGQIGDAEISLVDLNRTCVPLLEIVSEPDIRSPEEAYEYLSTLKSILQYIGVSDCDMEKGSLRCDANVSLRPFGQKEFNPKVEIKNLNSFKNVKDALEYEMARQTECLDAGEKTFQETRLFTADKGTTTPMRSKEESNDYRYFPEPDLVLNHITCEMIEEIRKTLVELPAARHERFVTAYGLPEYDAGVLTASKAFADYFETCAGMNKNYKALSNLVMGDLMGFLKAANLDITESPVKPENLVKLVKLIDDNVVSSKIAKVVFEDMFKDGADPEIVVKQKGLVQITDEGSISSIVDKVLLENPAIVAEYKSGKDKVIGNLVGKVMKESAGKANPGLVNKILKEKLSK, from the coding sequence ATGAGTAAGTATGAGACAATAATTGGATTGGAAGTTCATGTACAGCTAAAAACTGCTACAAAGCTTTTCTGCGGTTGCTCTACAAAATTCGGAGCGGAGGCAAATACTCAGACCTGTCCGGTGTGTGAAGGACTTCCGGGGGTTTTACCGGTATTAAATAAAAAAGCCGTGGAATTTGCAGTAAGAACAGGGCTTGCTTTAAACTTTGAAATAAATGAGTATGCGAAATTCGACAGGAAAAACTATTTTTATCCGGATCTTCCAAAGGGTTATCAGGTTTCCCAGAAAGACCAGCCTTTTTGTGAACACGGGAAGCTTGAGATTAGCGTGAATGGTGTAAAAAAAGTGATCGGGATAACGAGAGCTCATCTTGAAGAAGATGCCGGCAAACTCATTCATGCCGGAGCTTCAGGTCAGATAGGCGATGCCGAGATTAGTCTGGTGGATTTAAACAGGACTTGCGTACCTCTCCTTGAAATTGTTTCTGAACCGGATATCAGGTCTCCGGAAGAGGCTTATGAATACCTCAGTACACTTAAAAGTATTCTTCAGTATATCGGAGTTTCTGATTGCGATATGGAAAAAGGGTCGCTACGTTGTGATGCGAATGTTTCCCTTCGCCCGTTCGGACAAAAAGAATTTAATCCTAAAGTTGAGATAAAGAATTTAAACTCTTTCAAGAATGTTAAAGATGCCCTGGAATATGAGATGGCGAGACAGACGGAATGTCTGGATGCAGGGGAAAAGACATTTCAGGAAACCAGGCTTTTCACTGCGGATAAGGGAACAACCACTCCGATGCGTTCGAAGGAAGAAAGTAATGATTATAGATATTTTCCCGAGCCCGATCTTGTGCTGAATCATATTACCTGCGAAATGATTGAAGAAATAAGAAAGACCCTGGTGGAACTTCCGGCTGCAAGGCATGAAAGATTTGTAACTGCTTACGGGCTTCCTGAGTATGATGCCGGCGTGCTTACGGCCTCAAAAGCATTTGCGGATTATTTTGAAACCTGTGCCGGTATGAATAAGAATTATAAAGCTTTGAGTAATCTGGTTATGGGTGATCTGATGGGCTTCTTGAAAGCTGCGAATTTGGATATTACTGAATCACCTGTAAAGCCCGAAAATCTTGTTAAACTTGTAAAACTTATCGATGACAATGTGGTTTCGAGCAAAATAGCAAAAGTAGTGTTTGAAGATATGTTTAAGGATGGGGCAGATCCGGAAATAGTTGTAAAACAAAAGGGTTTGGTGCAAATAACAGATGAAGGTTCAATAAGCAGTATAGTTGATAAGGTGCTTTTGGAAAATCCGGCTATAGTTGCCGAGTACAAAAGCGGTAAAGACAAAGTAATAGGTAATCTTGTCGGAAAAGTCATGAAAGAATCTGCGGGAAAGGCTAACCCCGGACTGGTAAATAAAATATTAAAGGAAAAATTAAGCAAATAG
- a CDS encoding [FeFe] hydrogenase H-cluster maturation GTPase HydF, translating into MQSTPKSLRLQIGIFGRANIGKSSFLNMIAGQDVSITSPIAGTTTDVVEKTMELLPLGPVVFLDTAGFDDKSELGVLRVKKTKKIFDRSDVILLLLEAGVWSAYEEEILAEAKMRNIPVILVINKTDLKKPEAAFLLLLREKSEKYIECSSLDQGSRDKYINALKIKLIEVCPEGFLNPPALLGDLIRPGGMGILIVPIDLQAPKGRLILPQVQAIRDALDNDEAVVVCKEREYAHVLANLKNPPDLVVSDSQSVLKMVADTPASVKCTTFSILFSRYKGDIVEAAKGITVVENMKPGDKILIAEACSHHAIEDDIGRVKIPRWIRQYIGGDVTVDICSGRDYPENLSGYKLVVHCGACMLTRREMLARIHKAREYGVTITNYGIAIAFLQGVLTRVLSPFPAALEAYEREMKKRKRK; encoded by the coding sequence ATGCAATCCACACCTAAATCGCTTCGCCTTCAAATAGGCATTTTTGGCAGGGCTAATATCGGGAAGTCAAGTTTTCTTAATATGATAGCCGGTCAGGATGTCTCAATTACGAGTCCGATAGCGGGTACGACCACGGATGTAGTGGAAAAGACGATGGAACTTCTTCCTCTCGGGCCTGTTGTATTTCTTGATACTGCGGGTTTTGATGATAAATCAGAACTGGGTGTTTTAAGGGTCAAAAAGACAAAAAAGATATTTGACCGTTCTGATGTTATCCTTCTCCTGCTTGAAGCCGGAGTTTGGAGCGCTTACGAAGAAGAAATACTTGCCGAAGCTAAAATGAGAAATATTCCGGTTATTCTTGTAATTAATAAAACTGACCTGAAAAAACCTGAAGCAGCTTTTCTTCTTTTGTTGAGAGAAAAGAGTGAAAAATATATTGAGTGCTCTTCTTTGGATCAGGGAAGCAGGGATAAATACATTAATGCCTTAAAAATAAAGCTTATTGAAGTTTGTCCTGAGGGTTTTTTAAATCCTCCTGCCCTGCTTGGTGATTTGATCAGACCGGGAGGGATGGGGATTCTTATAGTTCCTATTGACCTGCAAGCGCCAAAGGGCCGTCTAATCTTGCCTCAAGTTCAGGCAATAAGGGATGCTTTGGATAATGATGAAGCTGTTGTTGTCTGCAAGGAAAGAGAATATGCGCATGTCCTTGCAAATTTAAAAAATCCTCCGGACCTTGTGGTCTCTGATTCTCAATCTGTCTTAAAGATGGTAGCGGATACTCCGGCATCCGTAAAATGTACGACTTTTTCAATTCTGTTCTCCCGTTATAAAGGGGATATTGTTGAAGCCGCTAAAGGTATTACGGTGGTGGAGAATATGAAACCGGGAGATAAAATACTTATTGCCGAAGCCTGTTCACATCATGCTATTGAAGATGATATTGGCAGGGTAAAAATCCCGAGATGGATAAGACAGTATATTGGCGGTGATGTTACAGTCGATATCTGTTCCGGCCGGGATTATCCTGAAAATCTTTCCGGGTATAAGCTGGTTGTCCACTGTGGTGCTTGCATGCTTACGAGAAGAGAGATGCTTGCCCGTATTCATAAAGCAAGGGAGTACGGTGTTACGATTACAAATTACGGAATTGCAATTGCTTTCTTGCAGGGGGTATTAACGCGGGTACTTTCTCCTTTTCCTGCGGCACTTGAAGCATACGAAAGAGAAATGAAAAAAAGAAAAAGGAAGTAA
- a CDS encoding 23S rRNA (uracil-5-)-methyltransferase RumA, with product MNQPVKVGDKITLKIDSVANSADSVGKYENFIVFVPFAVPGDEVEVLITEVRKNFSRGKLTKVIKPSPFRVKPECSVFGECGGCHWQEIDYKKQLEYKKQIVINAFKKFPGVNINDVIPAKDPFFYRNKTQFPADTVQKKLGLFSLRSHFVVDVEFCPLVSKEINAIYAEIRKYLTETGFDIPTLRHVIIRASETTREAVVTFVLKNEDFRRIHLLSEHLIGKFPELAVLYNINREDTNVIMGDKHFTFSKDGRISEKLDKIDYRFSSISFFQTNTSQAKIIFKKIKEWCRGSLEKTALDLFCGVGAISLFIAKEFKEVVGVEEMGQAVLDAVANSDKNSISNCEFLNGKSERILVKLMKQDFKPNTILLDPPRKGCEQELLNLIPKTGADTVIYLSCDVMTLTRDLETLTKHGFEIEEVMPVDMFPMTYHIETLVKLKKQRLGCSDA from the coding sequence TTGAATCAACCTGTTAAAGTAGGAGATAAGATAACATTAAAGATAGACAGTGTTGCGAACAGTGCGGACTCTGTCGGGAAGTATGAGAACTTTATCGTCTTTGTCCCGTTTGCGGTGCCGGGGGATGAAGTGGAAGTTCTCATCACGGAAGTCAGAAAGAATTTTTCTCGCGGGAAATTAACCAAAGTAATAAAGCCCTCGCCTTTCAGGGTAAAGCCGGAATGTTCGGTTTTCGGGGAGTGCGGCGGCTGTCACTGGCAGGAGATCGACTACAAAAAACAACTGGAGTACAAAAAACAGATAGTAATTAATGCCTTCAAAAAATTCCCGGGCGTTAATATAAATGATGTGATCCCGGCAAAGGACCCGTTCTTCTACCGGAATAAAACGCAGTTCCCTGCGGATACCGTCCAGAAAAAACTCGGGCTCTTCTCGCTCCGGAGCCACTTCGTTGTGGATGTCGAGTTCTGCCCTCTTGTAAGTAAAGAGATAAATGCCATTTATGCTGAGATAAGGAAGTATTTGACGGAAACCGGGTTTGATATTCCGACACTCAGACACGTGATAATACGTGCTTCCGAGACGACGCGTGAAGCGGTGGTGACTTTTGTGCTAAAGAATGAAGATTTTAGAAGGATCCATCTCTTATCGGAACATCTTATTGGAAAATTTCCTGAACTGGCGGTTTTATACAATATTAACAGGGAAGATACCAACGTGATAATGGGGGATAAGCATTTTACCTTTTCCAAAGATGGGCGCATCTCCGAAAAACTGGATAAGATAGATTACCGGTTTTCTTCCATCTCATTTTTCCAGACAAACACTTCGCAGGCCAAGATAATATTTAAAAAAATAAAAGAATGGTGCAGGGGCTCGCTTGAAAAGACGGCGCTGGACCTTTTTTGCGGGGTCGGAGCAATTTCCCTGTTCATCGCAAAGGAATTCAAGGAAGTTGTCGGCGTGGAAGAGATGGGACAGGCCGTTTTGGACGCGGTGGCTAATTCTGATAAGAACAGTATTTCAAATTGTGAGTTTCTAAACGGCAAATCGGAAAGGATTCTTGTAAAATTAATGAAACAGGATTTCAAACCAAATACGATACTTTTAGACCCGCCGAGGAAAGGATGCGAACAGGAGCTTCTTAATTTAATCCCTAAGACCGGCGCGGATACTGTTATTTATCTCTCCTGTGATGTGATGACACTGACCCGGGATCTTGAGACCCTGACTAAACACGGGTTTGAAATAGAAGAAGTTATGCCCGTTGATATGTTCCCTATGACGTACCATATAGAAACCTTGGTGAAACTTAAGAAGCAGAGGCTCGGATGCTCAGATGCTTAG
- a CDS encoding AmmeMemoRadiSam system protein B, with translation MQNLRKRRLPQGWYPVGKTETIKEIENFSKGNLYGVLHNGKYGGIIPHAGWYYSGDLAAAVMRNLKGIEPELVILYGGHLPSGETPLITIEEGWETPLGRVKMAVESAIEIKGKFGLFEDVYPDNTLEIHLPLLKYYFPAAKLLALRLPASMESAKLSEDIIKIVQKTYTSFIVLASTDLTHYGPNYDFTPAGESKNANAWVESHDKGFIDLAIKLKTKELLQYADKNQSACSSGAVAGLTAAVKMLGAVKGELLGYKTSYEITPSDSFVGYAGIIY, from the coding sequence ATGCAAAACCTTAGAAAACGACGCCTTCCTCAAGGTTGGTATCCGGTCGGTAAAACGGAGACAATCAAGGAGATTGAAAACTTTTCAAAGGGGAATTTATATGGGGTTCTGCATAATGGAAAGTACGGAGGGATTATTCCTCATGCGGGCTGGTACTATAGCGGAGACCTTGCGGCAGCGGTTATGCGTAACTTAAAAGGGATAGAGCCCGAACTTGTAATTCTTTATGGAGGACACCTTCCTTCCGGTGAAACACCTCTTATTACCATTGAGGAGGGATGGGAGACCCCGCTTGGTCGTGTGAAAATGGCGGTTGAATCCGCAATCGAAATAAAGGGAAAATTCGGTCTTTTTGAAGATGTTTATCCGGATAATACCCTTGAAATACACCTCCCTTTGTTGAAATATTATTTTCCTGCTGCAAAACTTTTAGCGCTGAGATTGCCGGCTTCGATGGAATCTGCGAAACTCTCTGAAGATATTATTAAAATAGTTCAAAAAACTTATACAAGCTTTATAGTTTTGGCCAGTACGGATCTTACTCATTATGGTCCTAACTATGATTTCACTCCGGCAGGAGAATCTAAAAATGCAAATGCATGGGTGGAGAGTCACGATAAAGGGTTTATTGATCTTGCAATTAAACTTAAAACAAAAGAACTGCTGCAATATGCTGATAAAAATCAAAGTGCTTGTTCTTCCGGTGCTGTTGCAGGTTTAACAGCCGCCGTCAAAATGCTTGGAGCTGTAAAAGGGGAACTGCTGGGATATAAAACAAGTTATGAAATAACTCCTTCAGATTCGTTTGTAGGATATGCGGGGATTATTTATTAA